AGATCTTAATACCTCCCACAATGCTCAGCGCCGCTCTCCGAAGGCGCGTTCTCGCCCCTACCCACAGCGCCCTGCGAACCGGCTTCGCTGCCCACGTTGTGCGACACTATGCCTCGTTCCCCGAGCACCAGGTCATCAAGATGCCGGCTCTGTCGCCCACCATGCAGGCTGGTAACATTGGCGCTTGGCAGAAGAAGCCTGGCGATTCTATCGCCCCTGGTGATGTCCTGGTAGAGATTGAGACCGACAAGGCCCAGATGGACTTCGAGTTCCAGGAGGAGGGTGTCATTGCCAAGATCCTTAAGGATGCTGGTGAGAAGGATATTCCCGTTGGAAGCGTAAGTTCCTCACTTTTTTGAAACCACTCAGGTCACCTCTCGGTCCTCGGGGTATCTATCTCCAATGCCCAATATCACTCACTGCTGTTAAATCATGCCACTAACATGCAATTCTTTGATATAGCCCATTGCCgtccttgttgaggagggtACCGATATCTCCGCCTTCGAGAAGTTCTCCATTGAGGACGCTGGCGGTGACGCCGCTAAGTCCGCTGCCCctaagaaggaggagaagtcCGAGTCCAAGTCTGAGTCCGCTTCCGCCCCCGAGCCTACTCCTGAGCCTCAACAATACCAGTCTCAGGGCCGTCTCCAGACTGCTCTCGACCGTCTCCCCAACATCTCCGCTTCTGCCAAGCGACTTGCCCGTGAGAAGGGTATTAACATCGATGGCCTCAAGGGTACTGGCAAGAACGGTCAGATCACCGAggaggatgtcaagaaggccagcagcagccccgCCGCCAGCAGCGCCCCCAGCGCTACCTACGAGGACATCCCCATCAGCGGCATGCGCAAGACCATTGCCAACCGTCTGGTCGAGTCCACCCAGACCAACCCTCACTTCTACGTCACCAGCTCCATCTCCGTcagcaagctcctcaagctccgcCAGGCTCTGAACAGCTCTGCCGATGGCAAGTACAAGCTCTCCGTCAACGATTTCCTGATCAAGGCTATCGCTGTTGCCAGCCGCAAGGTTCCCCAGGTCAACTCTAGCTGGCGCGATGGTAACATCCGCCAATTCAACAACGTCGACGTCTCTGTTGCCGTTTCCACACCCACTGGTCTCATCACCCCTATTGTCACCGGTGTTGAGGGCCGTGGCCTCGAGGCCATCTCTAGCCAGGTCAAGTCTCTCGCCAAGAAGGCCCGTGATGGCAAGCTCAAGCCTGAGGAGTATCAGGGTGGTACCATCTCTATCTCCAACATGGGCATGAACCCCGCTGTTGACCATTTCACTGCTGTCATCAACCCTCCCCAGGCTGCCATCCTTGCTGTTGGTACCACCAAGAAGGTTGCCATTCCCGCCGATAACGAGGCCGGTGTTGAGTTCGATGACCAAATCACCCTTACTGCCAGCTTCGACCACAAGGTCGTTGACGGTGCTGTCGGTGCTGAGTggctcaaggagctcaagcaggttcttgagaaccctcttgagcttcttctgtaaATTAGGGGTACAGCGTCAAGTGGCCCCTGAAACCCGAATTATGCTGGGAAAGATGAAAGGGCTGGTCCAGCGAGGAATGACTTTTTTATAGAacaggaggagatgatctcTGAGGGATGGAGATGCGGTCAGGAGTTTACTTGGGATATTGTGGGGGCACCCATGAGAGCATTGCTGGGTAAGGATCGGTGAATCACGACGGCGATGAGCATCTATGAGGATACCCACAGAGCTCCTTCGTCTGATCACGCCGCAGCATTCGTGGGAGATTTACGAGGCCGGAAAAGCCCGTGTACAATGACCATTGATTAATAATGTTATATCTTTTCGAACTTGGGGGGTGTTTTGGACAAAGAATCTATTGCATATGCCCTCATTATATGTTTCCTCCTATTGCCTGCTTTACGACCTCCAGACACGACTACTTAAACTGTGCCTACGCTGCATATATCACGACAAATTTTGAATATACTATTCTCCCCTCATGTGATCAATAGATTGGTTTGTGCGAAGCAATTGCTGAGATAAGTCATCTTGAGATCAAGTTCCAGCCGGCAAGATTCTGTAATAATTTACTAGGATCCGCATGAACGTTGGCGAAGCCCTAGGGCATGTTTGATGGTCAAAAGACAAGTAAGTTTAGTAGAGAGAGGCGACCATGTTAATTGCCTAGATACATTAATACATAAGGTGAGATTTTGCTTCTTTAAGTCATCATAGATCCCCCAAAGCCAGATTCAAAATTGTGATACAACTGATGGATCGACGGAGTCAAACTGCTGAGGCATACCCATGCCACCTCGAGCCCAGTTGAACGCCCCCATTCCATCTAGACCAAGGTCACCACCCATTACCATCCAGTCAAAAGGCATCTCCATAATACCCTGCATGGCATCGCTATCAATCGCTGGCACATCGATGTGTATagcctcttcatctccaggCTCATCAAGCGATAAACCTTCCCTCTCGGCAACTTCTTTCAGCAAGTCGTAGGCTTTTATACTCATGCTCGCTCCTGTATCAACGACTACTTGATCGACGTCTTCCTCCGGTAGCCCCATTTCAAGGGCCTCGGCGAGGGCGAGAGACACAACAACGAAGCAATACCCTTTTACGCCTGTTTCTCCAGCACGTATCCGTCTCTCAAACCAAGTTTCCGCACTTTGGAGAACGGCGCGAAGTTCAAAGAGGTTCATGACAGGGCCGCCGCCGAGGCTATCATTCTGCTCCTCTGACTTCTTGATAAACTCTAGTGCAACAGAGAAAAGCGTCTGAGTTGGAATCACACGGAACACGCCCGCTCCGTTTGTGATGAGGCGGTTAAAGCTGACTACGGGGTCCAGGGAGCCtccaggagaagaagtaccGTATCGAGGTGTCGATAGGCCAGTTATCTGCGCGAGCTTCAGAGACGAGTCGAGGGATACTTTGCGAGAGTAGTAGTAGGTTGGATCGAGGGCGGAGCGGGCGACCAtgggttgatgaagagagaggaagCAACGGTATGTGAACATTTGGACAAGAGAACTGTGGAAGTGGGTGAAGATTGTTCGCGGCTGGTGCCTCTGGGCTTCCGATAGAGCAGCAAGTGTCTCCGTCAACGTGCGGCATGCCTTTGTGAGTTCGGAGTTCAGCCGGAGTGTCTCGGCGTATGACTCCTTGGATCTAAATTCATTGACGTGCTTGATAATGACGAGGCGAAGAGCAAAGGACTTTTGAAGCGCGAGCTGAACTGACATATCAGTCAGAGTCTCAGGATCGCCAGTTGGTCTTC
This genomic stretch from Fusarium fujikuroi IMI 58289 draft genome, chromosome FFUJ_chr09 harbors:
- a CDS encoding probable dihydrolipoamide acetyltransferase component of pyruvate dehydrogenase complex, mitochondrial — translated: MLSAALRRRVLAPTHSALRTGFAAHVVRHYASFPEHQVIKMPALSPTMQAEIETDKAQMDFEFQEEGVIAKILKDAGEKDIPVGSPIAVLVEEGTDISAFEKFSIEDAGGDAAKSAAPKKEEKSESKSESASAPEPTPEPQQYQSQGRLQTALDRLPNISASAKRLAREKGINIDGLKGTGKNGQITEEDVKKASSSPAASSAPSATYEDIPISGMRKTIANRLVESTQTNPHFYVTSSISVSKLLKLRQALNSSADGKYKLSVNDFLIKAIAVASRKVPQVNSSWRDGNIRQFNNVDVSVAVSTPTGLITPIVTGVEGRGLEAISSQVKSLAKKARDGKLKPEEYQGGTISISNMGMNPAVDHFTAVINPPQAAILAVGTTKKVAIPADNEAGVEFDDQITLTASFDHKVVDGAVGAEWLKELKQVLENPLELLL